A stretch of the Pseudomonas sp. ACM7 genome encodes the following:
- the gcvH gene encoding glycine cleavage system protein GcvH, with amino-acid sequence MSDIPAGLRFAESHEWARLEADGTVTVGISDHAQEALGDVVFVELTEVGNVFAAEDQAGVVESVKAASDIYSPIAGEVIAINEELSANPELLNSDPYGAWIFKLKPSNGADLDKLLDAAGYKAAIGE; translated from the coding sequence ATGAGCGATATTCCTGCCGGCCTGCGTTTTGCCGAAAGTCACGAGTGGGCCCGTCTAGAAGCCGATGGCACCGTCACCGTGGGCATCAGCGATCACGCTCAGGAAGCCTTGGGCGATGTGGTGTTCGTTGAATTGACCGAAGTCGGCAACGTGTTTGCTGCCGAAGATCAAGCCGGCGTGGTGGAGTCGGTTAAAGCTGCTTCGGACATCTACTCCCCGATTGCCGGTGAAGTGATTGCCATCAACGAAGAACTGAGCGCTAACCCTGAGTTGCTCAACTCCGACCCGTACGGCGCCTGGATCTTCAAGCTCAAGCCAAGCAACGGGGCTGACCTGGACAAGCTGCTCGACGCAGCAGGCTACAAAGCCGCTATCGGCGAGTAA
- a CDS encoding DegT/DnrJ/EryC1/StrS aminotransferase family protein produces the protein MSQLPFLPFSKPTIDEATIAAVGDVLRSGWITSGPKVQAFEQQLSEFFGGRPVLTFNSGTCTMEIALRIAGVGPGDEVITTPISWVATANVILEVGATPVFADIDPITRNINLDQLEAAITPRTKAIIPVYLAGLPVDMSRLYAIAKKHGLRIVEDAAQALGSSWNGQRIGSTGDFVSFSFQANKNVTSSEGGCLVLNNAEEVRLGQKYRLQGVTRSGFDGLDVDVLGGKFNMTDVAAAIGLGQFAHIEAITAHRRELARHYFACFGEDFEVLYGAQLPPADFENSNWHLFQLVLPERKDGQPARATFMEQMQALGVGIGYHYPPIHLLSLYRERGFKEGMFPVAERVGRLIVSLPMFTAMTKADVERSVAAVKAVLKP, from the coding sequence ATGAGCCAACTGCCTTTCCTGCCGTTCTCCAAACCCACCATCGACGAAGCCACGATTGCCGCTGTTGGCGACGTGTTGCGCTCGGGCTGGATTACCAGCGGCCCCAAGGTCCAGGCCTTTGAACAACAACTCTCGGAGTTTTTTGGCGGGCGCCCGGTACTCACTTTCAATTCCGGCACCTGCACCATGGAAATCGCCCTGCGCATTGCCGGGGTCGGACCGGGCGATGAAGTGATCACCACGCCGATTTCCTGGGTGGCCACCGCCAACGTCATTCTGGAAGTCGGCGCCACGCCGGTGTTTGCCGACATCGACCCGATTACCCGCAACATCAACCTGGATCAGCTGGAAGCGGCAATCACCCCGCGCACCAAAGCGATCATTCCGGTGTACCTCGCCGGTTTGCCGGTGGACATGAGCCGGTTGTATGCGATCGCCAAAAAACACGGGTTGCGGATTGTCGAAGACGCCGCGCAAGCCTTGGGTTCGAGCTGGAACGGCCAGCGCATTGGCTCGACCGGCGATTTCGTGTCCTTCAGTTTCCAGGCGAACAAAAACGTCACCTCGTCAGAGGGCGGTTGCCTTGTATTGAACAATGCCGAGGAAGTGCGACTGGGGCAAAAGTACCGTTTACAGGGCGTCACCCGTAGCGGCTTCGATGGTCTGGATGTCGATGTGCTGGGCGGCAAGTTCAACATGACCGATGTTGCGGCGGCCATCGGCCTTGGGCAATTTGCTCACATCGAAGCAATCACTGCTCATCGCCGTGAACTGGCCAGGCACTATTTCGCTTGTTTTGGCGAGGATTTCGAAGTGTTGTATGGGGCTCAACTACCCCCGGCGGATTTCGAGAACAGCAACTGGCATTTGTTTCAGTTGGTGCTGCCAGAGCGTAAGGATGGCCAACCGGCGCGGGCTACCTTCATGGAGCAGATGCAGGCACTGGGGGTTGGTATCGGCTATCACTACCCGCCGATCCACCTGCTGAGTCTTTATCGCGAGCGCGGATTCAAGGAAGGAATGTTTCCGGTGGCCGAACGGGTCGGTCGCCTGATTGTTTCACTGCCGATGTTTACCGCCATGACTAAAGCGGATGTTGAGCGTTCGGTGGCGGCGGTGAAAGCCGTTCTAAAGCCATAA